From Epinephelus lanceolatus isolate andai-2023 chromosome 5, ASM4190304v1, whole genome shotgun sequence, the proteins below share one genomic window:
- the dnaaf4 gene encoding dynein axonemal assembly factor 4 — MPLLVTDYSWTQTESTVCISVPLKGAKAGRVDILSTDEYLKVHYPPYLFEAFLFEPVDDERSTAKVGNGVAAISLPKRTNKVWEHLMITTNEKEKKKEIRERALLKYQEKLSSESRFKVEKQHAEKKYALETMMTLEKEERDSIQKTKDAEREKTTAELAAWQLRQKQKAEGEALLKLQSQRNHQHKLKALTEKQENGLSDGVKVKLNQRGNSEANSKGKQADLPAPRPPGNIQVTFTPRVFPTALRESRVPEEEEWLNKQAEARRAVNADVEELKDLKEEERSPDWLKDKGDKCFATGDYLGAVNAYNLAVRLNRKIPALYSNRAACHLKLKNLHKAIEDSSQALDLLIPPVAANAVARARAFVCRGSAFCQLQLYAEGLQDYQAALKIDPHNEALQADTQRIRDIIQGSAADPETQ, encoded by the exons ATGCCGCTGCTAGTAACAGACTACTCCTGGACACAGACAGAGTCAACCGTTTGCATAAGTGTGCCTTTAAAAGGAGCAAAAGCTGGGAGAGTGGACATTCTGTCTACAGACGAATACCTCAAG GTGCATTACCCACCATATCTGTTTGAAGCCTTCCTGTTTGAGCCTGTTGATGATGAGAGGAGCACAGCAAAGGTTGGAAATGGAGTTGCAGCCATCAGTTTGCCAAAGAGGACCAATAAAGTGTGGGAGCATCTGATGATaactacaa atgaaaaagaaaaaaagaaggagaTCAGAGAAAGGGCCCTGTTGAAATACCAGGAAAAGCTTTCTTCAGAGTCCAGGTTCAAGGTGGAGAAACAGCATGCAGAGAAGAAGTATGCCTTAGAGACAATGATGACG cttgaaaaagaagaaagagacaGTATCCAGAAAACGAAGGACGCTGAGCGAGAGAAAACCACAGCAGAGTTGGCTGCATGGCAactgagacagaaacaaaaggcagagggagaagcccTACTAAAACTCCAGAGTCAGAGAAACCATCAACACAAACTGAAAGCCCTGACAGAGAAGCAGGAAAATGGACTCTCAGATGGAGTAAAGGTCAAACTGA ATCAAAGAGGCAATAGTGAAGCAAACAGCAAGGGAAAACAAGCGGACCTGCCAGCTCCAAGACCCCCTGGAAACAttcaagtcacattcaccccaCGAGTTTTCCCAACAGCCCTCAGGGAATCAAGAGtgccagaggaggaagag TGGCTCAATAAACAAGCTGAAGCCAGGCGTGCAGTAAATGCAGATGTTGAAGAGCTCAAGGATctgaaagaagaggagagaagcCCTGACTGGTTAAAGGATAAAGGAGA CAAATGTTTTGCGACTGGGGACTACCTGGGTGCAGTGAATGCCTATAACCTGGCTGTCAGACTCAACAGAAAGATCCCAGCTCTGTACTCAAACAGGGCTGCTTGTCATCTGAAGTTAAAAAATCTTCACAAAGCCATAGAGGATTCCTCTCAG GCACTTGATCTGTTGATTCCACCAGTTGCTGCTAATGCAGTTGCCAGAGCTAGAGCCTTCGTCTGCCGAGGATCTGCTTTCTGCCAGCTACAGCTCTATGCAGAAG GGCTGCAAGACTACCAAGCTGCTCTAAAGATTGACCCTCACAACGAAGCACTGCAAGCAGACACGCAGAGAATCAGAGACATTATTCAAGgctctgcagctgatcctgagaCACAGTGA